Proteins from one Mycobacterium sp. SMC-2 genomic window:
- a CDS encoding virulence factor Mce family protein: MMQRIAGSRGLRYTTAIALIAVLVASVYVLSSTGNTRTIVGHFTSAVGLYPGDQVRVLGVPVGQIDTIEPRPSDVKITMSVSKDVKIPKDAKAIIVSPNLVAARFIQLTPAYTGGAVLPDGASIGLDRTGVPVEWDEVKESLTKLAAQLGPTAGSMQGPLGRTINQAADTLNGNGESFHNALRELSQAAGRLGDSRSDIFGTVKNLQVLVNALSASNEQIVQFAGNVASVSQVLADSSRHLDTTLGTLNKALSDIRGFLHENNSTIIDTVNNLNDFAKTLSDQSENIEQVLHVAGPGIANFYNIYDPAQGTLNGLLSIPEFANPVQFICGGSFETAAGPRAPDYFRRAELCRERLGPVLRRLTVNYPPIMFHPLNTITAYKGQIIYDTPETQAKAATPVPELTWIPANGAKTPPAAQNPADLQALLVPTAPQTGQAPGPALGNAGPAGGSAFGPLPGPPPGQAAAPPPPTDGGGG, encoded by the coding sequence ATGATGCAGCGGATCGCCGGCAGCCGGGGGCTGCGCTACACCACCGCCATCGCGCTCATCGCGGTGCTGGTGGCCAGCGTGTATGTGCTGTCCTCGACCGGCAATACGCGAACCATTGTCGGGCATTTCACGTCCGCCGTCGGGCTCTACCCCGGGGACCAGGTCCGCGTCCTCGGCGTCCCGGTGGGTCAGATCGACACGATCGAGCCACGGCCCTCCGACGTCAAGATCACCATGTCGGTGTCCAAGGACGTGAAGATCCCGAAGGACGCCAAGGCCATCATCGTCTCGCCGAACCTGGTGGCGGCCCGGTTCATTCAGTTGACACCGGCCTATACCGGCGGGGCGGTCCTGCCCGACGGCGCGAGCATCGGCCTGGACCGCACCGGGGTCCCGGTGGAGTGGGACGAGGTCAAAGAGTCGCTGACCAAATTGGCCGCACAGCTGGGTCCCACCGCGGGCTCGATGCAGGGCCCCTTGGGCCGGACGATCAACCAGGCCGCGGACACGCTCAACGGCAATGGCGAGTCCTTCCACAACGCGTTGCGCGAACTCTCGCAAGCCGCTGGGCGGCTGGGGGATTCGCGCAGCGACATCTTCGGCACGGTCAAGAACCTTCAGGTTCTGGTAAACGCGCTGTCGGCCAGCAACGAACAAATCGTGCAGTTCGCCGGGAACGTCGCCTCAGTGTCCCAGGTGCTCGCCGACAGCTCGCGTCACCTCGACACCACCCTGGGCACCCTGAACAAGGCGCTGTCCGACATCCGCGGTTTCCTGCACGAGAACAACTCCACGATCATCGATACGGTCAACAACCTCAACGACTTCGCGAAGACGCTGAGCGACCAGAGCGAGAACATCGAGCAGGTGTTGCACGTGGCGGGCCCCGGCATCGCGAACTTCTACAACATCTACGACCCGGCGCAGGGCACGCTCAACGGCCTGTTGTCGATTCCGGAATTCGCCAACCCGGTGCAGTTCATCTGCGGTGGATCCTTCGAAACGGCGGCAGGCCCACGTGCGCCCGACTACTTCCGGCGCGCCGAACTCTGCCGTGAGCGGCTGGGGCCGGTGCTGCGCCGGCTCACCGTGAATTACCCGCCGATCATGTTCCACCCGCTCAACACGATTACGGCCTACAAGGGCCAGATCATTTACGACACACCGGAAACTCAAGCGAAGGCGGCGACTCCGGTTCCTGAGCTGACCTGGATCCCGGCCAACGGCGCCAAGACGCCGCCGGCCGCACAGAACCCTGCGGACCTGCAGGCGTTGCTTGTCCCGACGGCCCCGCAGACCGGCCAGGCCCCGGGTCCGGCCTTGGGAAATGCCGGGCCTGCCGGGGGCAGCGCCTTCGGGCCGCTGCCCGGACCACCGCCAGGCCAGGCGGCTGCACCGCCGCCGCCTACCGACGGAGGGGGCGGCTGA
- a CDS encoding virulence factor Mce family protein, which translates to MPSNAKRERDPLRTGIFGVVLVVCVVLIAFGYAGLPFWPQGKIYDAYFSDAGGIHPGNAVYVSGFKVGKVTSVGLAGDSAKISFSVDRHVAVGDQSLAAIRTDTILGERSIAVTPAGSRKATTIPLSRTTTPYTLAGALEDLGQNADNLNKPQFEQALNVLTDTLHDATPELRGALDGVTTLSRTLNRRDEALQSLLAHAKSVTAVLSQRAGQVNKLVDDGNELFAALDERRAALGRLISGIQGLSAQISGFVADNRKEFGPALSKLNDVLSNLNERRDYITEALKRLPTYATELGEVVGSGPGFNVNVYGVIPAPLIATMFDFFYQPGKMPASLADYLRGLIQERWIIRPKSP; encoded by the coding sequence TTGCCAAGTAACGCAAAGCGTGAGCGCGATCCACTGCGCACCGGCATTTTCGGGGTGGTGCTGGTGGTCTGCGTCGTGCTCATCGCATTCGGCTACGCGGGCCTTCCGTTCTGGCCGCAGGGAAAGATCTACGACGCCTATTTCTCCGACGCCGGCGGCATCCATCCCGGTAATGCCGTATACGTTTCAGGATTCAAGGTCGGCAAGGTGACATCGGTCGGCCTGGCCGGAGACAGTGCCAAGATCAGCTTCAGCGTGGACCGCCATGTCGCCGTGGGTGATCAGTCGCTTGCCGCCATCCGCACCGACACCATCCTCGGGGAGCGGTCCATCGCGGTGACTCCCGCCGGCAGCCGCAAGGCGACCACGATCCCGCTCAGCCGAACGACCACGCCGTACACGCTCGCCGGCGCGCTGGAGGATCTGGGTCAAAACGCCGACAACCTGAACAAGCCCCAGTTCGAGCAGGCGTTGAACGTATTGACCGACACGCTGCACGACGCCACCCCCGAGCTGCGCGGTGCGCTCGACGGTGTGACGACGCTGTCGCGCACCCTGAACCGCCGTGACGAGGCCCTGCAAAGCCTTCTGGCGCACGCGAAGTCGGTGACCGCGGTGCTGTCCCAGCGCGCCGGCCAGGTCAACAAGCTGGTCGACGACGGCAACGAGTTGTTCGCCGCGCTCGACGAGCGGCGCGCCGCCCTCGGGCGGCTGATCTCGGGGATCCAGGGCCTCTCGGCGCAGATCTCCGGCTTCGTCGCCGACAACCGCAAGGAGTTCGGCCCGGCACTGAGCAAGCTCAACGACGTGCTGAGCAATCTCAACGAGCGCCGCGACTACATCACGGAGGCCCTCAAGCGGCTACCCACCTACGCCACCGAGCTGGGCGAGGTCGTGGGGTCCGGGCCGGGCTTCAACGTCAACGTCTACGGTGTGATCCCCGCGCCGCTGATCGCGACGATGTTCGACTTCTTCTACCAGCCCGGCAAGATGCCGGCCAGCCTCGCCGATTACCTGCGCGGCTTAATCCAGGAACGCTGGATCATCAGGCCGAAGTCGCCATGA
- a CDS encoding virulence factor Mce family protein, with protein sequence MAAGAMPTHRSMMIKVSIFTVAMLIVSAGLVVVFGDFRFGPESTYHATFTNVSRLKAGQKVRIAGVPVGAVSGVKLNPDNTIDVAFGLDKRYRLYSSTRAVIRYENLVGDRYLEITSGPGELRKLPPGGTIDAQHTQPALDLDALLGGLRPVLKGLDADKVNTISSAVIELLQGQGGALSNVLADTSAFSSALGQRDQLIGDVINNLNTVLKTVDARSAQFSASVDQLQQLISGLAKNSDNIAGAIPPLASTTTDLTELLKNSRRPLQGILENTRPLATELDNRKAEVNNDIEQLGEDYLRLAALGAYGSFFNIYFCSVQIKINGPAGSDILLPLGGQVDPSKGRCAFAK encoded by the coding sequence ATGGCGGCTGGGGCCATGCCGACGCACCGGTCGATGATGATCAAGGTCAGCATCTTCACGGTGGCCATGCTGATCGTGTCCGCGGGACTGGTGGTGGTCTTCGGCGACTTCCGGTTCGGCCCCGAAAGCACCTACCACGCAACGTTTACCAACGTTTCGCGGTTGAAGGCGGGGCAAAAGGTGCGCATCGCCGGCGTGCCGGTCGGTGCGGTGTCCGGCGTGAAACTCAACCCGGACAACACCATCGACGTGGCATTCGGACTCGACAAGCGCTATAGGCTCTATTCCTCGACACGCGCGGTGATCCGGTACGAAAACCTGGTCGGTGACCGCTATTTGGAGATCACCTCGGGCCCGGGGGAGCTAAGAAAGCTGCCGCCGGGCGGAACGATCGACGCCCAGCACACCCAGCCGGCGCTGGATCTCGATGCGCTGCTGGGCGGCCTTCGGCCGGTCCTCAAGGGCCTGGATGCGGACAAGGTCAACACGATCAGCAGCGCGGTCATCGAGCTGCTGCAGGGCCAGGGCGGCGCGCTGTCGAACGTGTTGGCCGACACCAGCGCGTTCTCGTCGGCGCTGGGACAGCGCGACCAACTCATCGGCGACGTGATCAACAACCTCAACACGGTGCTCAAGACCGTCGATGCGCGCAGCGCGCAGTTCTCGGCCAGTGTGGACCAGTTGCAGCAACTGATCAGCGGGCTGGCCAAGAACTCCGACAACATCGCGGGCGCCATTCCGCCGTTGGCCTCAACGACGACGGATCTGACCGAGCTGCTGAAGAATTCACGCCGACCGCTGCAGGGCATCCTGGAGAACACCCGCCCGCTGGCGACCGAGCTGGACAACCGCAAGGCTGAGGTCAACAACGACATCGAGCAGCTGGGCGAGGACTACCTGAGGCTGGCCGCGCTTGGCGCCTACGGGTCGTTCTTCAACATCTATTTCTGCTCCGTGCAGATCAAGATCAACGGCCCGGCCGGTAGCGACATCCTGCTGCCCCTCGGTGGCCAGGTTGATCCGAGTAAGGGGAGGTGCGCTTTTGCCAAGTAA
- a CDS encoding MCE family protein: MADTGSRRTHVRLAAAVLASLLVAFAVVTYLSYTAAFASIDKVTVSAPRAGLVMETGAKVKYRGIQIGKVETIDYSGDQARLTLGINSSDMHFIPSNATVHIAGNTIFGAKAVEFLPPQNPSPTALRPNAHVAASAVQLEVNTLFQSLMDLLHKVDPVELNGTLSALSEGLRGHGDDLGGTLSGLNTLTRQANPKLPALREDFRKAAVVANTYADAAPDLNTVFDNLPTINKTVVDQQNNLNDTLLATIGLANNAYETLEPAEQNFIDAINRLRAPLKVTADYSPEFGCLFAGIERGIKEFAPLLGVRKAGLFTSSSFVLGAPSYTYPESLPIVNASGGPNCRGLPDIPTKQTGGSFYRAPFLVTDNANIPYEPFTELQFDAPSTLQFLFHGAFAERDDF; this comes from the coding sequence ATGGCAGACACAGGATCGCGACGAACGCATGTCAGGCTGGCAGCCGCGGTGCTGGCCAGCCTGTTGGTGGCGTTCGCGGTCGTCACTTACCTTTCCTACACAGCGGCTTTCGCCTCGATCGACAAGGTCACGGTCTCAGCGCCCCGGGCCGGGCTGGTGATGGAGACGGGCGCCAAGGTCAAGTACCGCGGCATCCAGATCGGCAAGGTCGAGACCATCGACTATTCCGGTGACCAGGCGCGGCTGACGTTGGGCATCAACAGCAGCGATATGCACTTCATCCCCTCCAACGCGACGGTGCACATCGCGGGGAACACCATTTTCGGCGCCAAGGCGGTGGAATTCCTTCCGCCACAGAACCCTTCGCCGACCGCGCTGCGCCCGAACGCGCACGTCGCGGCCTCGGCGGTGCAGCTGGAAGTCAACACCCTGTTCCAGTCGCTGATGGACCTGCTGCACAAGGTCGACCCGGTCGAACTCAACGGGACGCTGAGCGCGCTGTCCGAAGGACTGCGCGGTCACGGCGACGACCTGGGCGGCACCTTGTCGGGCCTGAACACACTGACGCGGCAAGCGAATCCGAAGCTGCCTGCCCTGCGGGAGGACTTCCGCAAGGCGGCGGTGGTCGCCAACACCTACGCCGACGCCGCCCCGGATCTGAACACCGTGTTCGACAACCTGCCGACGATCAACAAGACTGTCGTCGACCAGCAGAACAACCTCAACGACACGCTGCTGGCCACAATCGGCCTGGCCAACAACGCCTACGAGACCTTGGAGCCGGCCGAACAGAACTTCATCGACGCCATCAACCGGCTGCGGGCCCCGCTGAAGGTGACCGCCGACTATTCACCGGAATTCGGCTGCCTGTTCGCCGGAATCGAGCGCGGCATCAAAGAATTCGCCCCGCTGCTCGGGGTCCGCAAGGCGGGCCTGTTCACATCCTCGAGCTTCGTGCTCGGTGCGCCGTCGTACACGTACCCGGAGTCCCTGCCGATCGTCAACGCCTCTGGAGGCCCGAACTGCCGTGGCCTGCCCGACATTCCGACCAAACAGACCGGTGGGTCGTTCTACCGCGCCCCGTTCCTGGTCACCGACAACGCCAACATTCCGTACGAGCCGTTCACGGAACTGCAGTTTGACGCGCCTTCGACGTTGCAGTTCCTGTTCCACGGCGCCTTCGCCGAACGGGACGACTTCTGA
- a CDS encoding ABC transporter permease, translating to MSYDVTYRLRSLASRLQEPVDDFGEQALFYGQTIRHVPHAITKYRQETVRLIAEMTMGAGALVMIGGTVGVAAFLTLASGGVIAVQGYSSLGNIGIEALTGFLSAFLNVRVVAPVIAGIALAATIGAGATAQLGAMRVSEEIDAVECMAVESVSYLVSTRLIAGLIAIIPLYSLSVLAAFFAARFTTVYINGQSKGLYDHYFNTFLIPSDLLWSFLQAIVMSIAVMLVHTYYGYNASGGPVGVGIAVGQAVRTSLIVVVVITLCISLAVYGASGNFNLSG from the coding sequence ATGAGCTACGACGTCACCTACCGGCTGCGCAGCCTCGCCTCCCGGTTGCAGGAGCCGGTCGATGACTTCGGTGAGCAGGCCTTGTTCTACGGCCAAACGATCCGTCACGTCCCCCACGCGATCACCAAGTACCGCCAGGAGACGGTCCGGCTGATCGCCGAAATGACCATGGGCGCTGGGGCACTCGTGATGATCGGCGGCACCGTGGGTGTCGCCGCCTTCCTCACCTTGGCCTCCGGCGGGGTCATCGCCGTGCAGGGCTACTCCTCGCTGGGCAACATCGGTATCGAGGCGCTGACCGGCTTCTTGTCCGCTTTTCTCAATGTCCGCGTCGTTGCGCCGGTGATTGCCGGCATCGCGCTGGCGGCCACCATCGGCGCCGGTGCCACCGCGCAATTGGGCGCCATGCGGGTGTCCGAAGAGATCGACGCGGTCGAATGCATGGCGGTGGAATCGGTTTCCTATTTGGTGTCCACCCGCCTAATCGCCGGGCTCATCGCGATCATTCCGCTGTATTCGCTTTCGGTGCTGGCAGCGTTCTTCGCCGCCCGCTTCACCACCGTGTACATCAACGGGCAGTCCAAAGGCCTCTACGACCACTACTTCAATACTTTCCTCATCCCCTCGGACCTGTTGTGGTCGTTCCTGCAGGCGATCGTGATGTCCATCGCGGTGATGCTCGTCCATACCTACTACGGCTACAACGCCAGCGGCGGCCCGGTCGGCGTCGGCATCGCGGTCGGCCAGGCCGTGCGGACCTCGCTGATCGTCGTCGTCGTGATCACGTTGTGCATCTCACTCGCCGTTTACGGCGCGTCCGGCAACTTCAACCTCTCCGGCTAA
- a CDS encoding ABC transporter permease, whose product MMEQLAVPARAVGGFFEMMIDTGRQTFRRPFQLGEFLEQTWMIARVSLVPTLLVSIPFTVLVAFTLNILLREIGAADLSGAGTAFGTITQLGPVVTVLVVAGAGATAICADLGARTIREEIDAMRVLGIDPIQRLVVPRVLASTVVALLLNGLVCAIGLSGGYVFSVFLQGVNPGAFINGLTVLTGLRELVLAEIKALLFGVMAGLVGCYRGLTVKGGPKGVGNAVNETVVYAFICLFVINVVMTAIGVRISAK is encoded by the coding sequence TTGATGGAACAACTTGCGGTTCCCGCTCGCGCCGTCGGCGGATTCTTCGAGATGATGATCGACACCGGCCGCCAGACTTTTCGCCGGCCGTTTCAGTTGGGTGAGTTCCTGGAGCAGACGTGGATGATCGCGCGCGTGTCGCTGGTCCCGACCCTGCTGGTGTCCATTCCGTTCACCGTGCTGGTGGCATTCACCCTCAACATCCTGCTGCGTGAAATCGGGGCCGCCGACTTGTCCGGCGCCGGAACGGCATTCGGCACGATCACCCAGTTGGGTCCTGTGGTGACCGTGCTCGTCGTGGCGGGTGCCGGTGCCACCGCGATCTGCGCCGACCTCGGCGCGCGGACCATCCGGGAAGAGATCGACGCGATGCGGGTGCTCGGCATCGACCCGATCCAGCGACTCGTCGTGCCCCGGGTGCTGGCGTCGACCGTGGTAGCCCTGCTGCTCAACGGCCTGGTGTGCGCCATCGGCCTGTCCGGTGGCTACGTGTTCTCCGTCTTTTTGCAGGGCGTAAACCCCGGTGCGTTCATCAACGGGCTGACCGTCCTGACCGGGCTGCGCGAGCTGGTGCTCGCCGAGATCAAGGCGCTGCTCTTCGGCGTGATGGCCGGGCTGGTCGGCTGCTACCGCGGCCTGACCGTCAAGGGCGGGCCCAAGGGCGTGGGCAATGCCGTCAATGAAACGGTCGTGTACGCGTTCATCTGTCTGTTCGTCATCAACGTGGTGATGACCGCCATCGGTGTGCGAATCTCGGCGAAGTGA
- a CDS encoding 3-oxoacyl-ACP reductase, whose translation MVAVVTGAAAGLGRAEALGLARLGATVVVNDIAAALDASDVIDEINTAGSKAVAVAGDISERATADELVAQADGLGGLDIVVNNAGITRDRMLFNMTDEEWDLVIAVHLRGHFLLTRNAATYWRSKAKEAGGTVFGRLVNTASEAGLVGPVGQANYGAAKAGIISLTLTAARALGRYGVCANAICPRARTAMTADVFGAAPEVEPGGIDPLSPEHVVSLVKFLSSPAAADVNGQVFIVYGPQVTLVAAPTAEHRFSAEGPAWEPAQLSATLQEYFAGRDPERNFSAVGLME comes from the coding sequence ATGGTTGCGGTGGTGACCGGTGCCGCCGCTGGACTGGGTCGTGCCGAGGCGCTCGGGCTGGCCCGGCTGGGCGCGACCGTCGTCGTCAACGACATCGCCGCCGCCCTGGATGCCTCCGACGTCATCGACGAGATCAATACCGCGGGCTCCAAGGCCGTCGCGGTGGCCGGCGACATCAGCGAACGGGCGACCGCCGACGAGTTGGTCGCGCAGGCGGACGGCCTCGGTGGGCTCGACATCGTGGTCAACAACGCGGGGATCACCCGCGACCGGATGCTGTTCAACATGACCGACGAGGAATGGGATCTGGTCATCGCGGTGCACCTGCGCGGCCACTTCCTGCTGACCCGCAACGCGGCCACCTACTGGCGCTCGAAGGCCAAGGAAGCGGGGGGAACCGTCTTCGGCCGCCTGGTCAACACCGCGTCCGAGGCGGGGCTGGTCGGCCCGGTCGGGCAGGCTAACTACGGGGCCGCCAAGGCGGGCATCATTTCGCTCACCCTGACGGCCGCGCGGGCGCTGGGCCGCTACGGCGTGTGCGCCAACGCGATTTGTCCGCGCGCCCGCACCGCCATGACGGCCGATGTCTTCGGTGCCGCACCTGAAGTGGAGCCGGGCGGGATCGACCCGCTGTCGCCCGAGCATGTGGTCAGCCTGGTCAAGTTTCTGTCATCTCCCGCGGCCGCAGACGTCAACGGGCAGGTCTTCATTGTTTACGGGCCCCAGGTGACCTTGGTTGCGGCGCCGACCGCGGAGCACAGATTCAGCGCCGAGGGGCCGGCGTGGGAGCCCGCTCAACTGAGCGCGACGCTGCAGGAGTACTTTGCTGGACGTGATCCGGAGCGGAACTTTTCCGCAGTCGGGCTGATGGAGTAG
- a CDS encoding ferredoxin, with the protein MRVIVDRDRCEGNAVCVGIAPDIFDLDDEDYAVVKLDPIPADREQLAEQAIAECPRAALSRAD; encoded by the coding sequence GTGCGGGTGATCGTCGACCGTGACAGGTGCGAAGGTAACGCTGTGTGCGTGGGAATCGCGCCGGATATCTTCGACCTCGACGACGAGGATTACGCCGTCGTGAAGCTCGACCCGATCCCCGCCGATCGGGAGCAGCTGGCCGAGCAGGCGATCGCCGAATGCCCGCGAGCCGCGCTGTCGCGCGCGGACTGA
- a CDS encoding acyl-CoA dehydrogenase: protein MRISYTPEQEELRRELRSYFTRLMTPERREALTSTQGEVGTGNAYRDTVAQMGKDGWLTLNWPKEYGGQDRSPMDSLIFTDEAAIAGVPVPFLTINSVAPTIMAFGTEEQKKFFLPKIAAGELHFSIGYSEPGAGTDLANLRTTAVRDGDDYVINGQKMWTSLIAYADWVWLAVRTNPEAKKHRGISMLVVPTTAEGFSWTPVHTMAGVDTSATYYSDVRVPVANLIGEENGGWKLVTNQLNHERVALVSAQPIFVALREVREWAQNTKDGGGARLIDSEWVQINLARVHAKAEVLKLINWELASSNSESLSPADASAAKVYGTELATEAYRLLMEVLGTAATLRQDSPGALLRGRVERMHRACLILTFGGGTNEVQRDIIGMVALGLPRNR from the coding sequence ATGCGCATCAGTTACACCCCTGAACAGGAGGAGCTGCGTCGCGAACTGCGGTCGTACTTCACCAGGCTTATGACGCCGGAGCGCCGCGAGGCACTCACCTCGACGCAGGGCGAGGTCGGAACCGGCAACGCGTATCGCGACACCGTTGCACAGATGGGTAAGGACGGCTGGCTCACCCTGAACTGGCCCAAGGAGTACGGCGGCCAGGACCGCTCCCCGATGGACTCGCTGATCTTCACCGATGAGGCTGCGATCGCCGGCGTGCCAGTGCCCTTCCTGACGATCAACAGCGTGGCGCCGACCATCATGGCGTTCGGCACCGAGGAGCAGAAGAAGTTCTTCCTGCCCAAGATCGCCGCCGGCGAACTGCACTTCTCCATCGGCTACTCGGAGCCCGGCGCCGGCACCGACCTGGCGAACCTGCGCACCACAGCCGTCCGCGACGGTGACGACTACGTCATCAACGGCCAGAAGATGTGGACCAGCCTGATCGCCTACGCCGACTGGGTCTGGCTGGCCGTGCGCACCAACCCCGAGGCAAAGAAGCACCGCGGCATCTCGATGCTGGTCGTGCCGACGACCGCCGAGGGATTCTCCTGGACGCCCGTGCACACCATGGCCGGCGTCGACACCAGCGCCACCTACTACTCCGACGTGCGGGTCCCCGTGGCCAACCTGATCGGCGAGGAGAACGGCGGTTGGAAGCTGGTGACCAACCAGCTCAACCACGAACGCGTCGCCCTGGTGTCAGCGCAACCGATCTTCGTGGCGCTGCGCGAGGTTCGTGAGTGGGCGCAGAACACCAAGGACGGCGGCGGCGCCCGGCTGATCGACTCGGAGTGGGTGCAGATCAACCTGGCCCGCGTGCACGCCAAGGCAGAGGTGCTCAAGCTGATCAACTGGGAGCTCGCCTCGTCGAACAGCGAGTCCCTGTCGCCGGCCGATGCGTCGGCGGCCAAGGTCTACGGCACCGAGCTGGCCACCGAGGCGTACCGGCTGCTGATGGAGGTACTGGGGACCGCGGCGACGCTGCGCCAGGATTCTCCGGGGGCGCTGCTGCGCGGCCGGGTCGAGCGGATGCACCGCGCGTGCCTGATCCTCACCTTCGGCGGCGGAACCAACGAAGTGCAGCGCGACATCATCGGCATGGTCGCCTTGGGCCTGCCCCGAAACCGCTGA
- a CDS encoding acyl-CoA dehydrogenase family protein codes for MDFSTTEAATDLGGLVDTIVNSVCTPEHQRELDKLDQRFDRELWGKLIDAGILTSASAASVGGDGFGVLEQVAILVALGHQLAAVPYLESVMLGAGALARFGTEELQQDWGAPAVSGEKVLTVALLGEMGEGPVQAARAGDGYRLTGTRTQVGFGPAADAFLVPADTDSGTAVFVVAAGDPGVSVTPLATTGLGSVGRLALDGTQVDGTRMVGGAEVVAWLDTLAALGRSAFQLGVLERGLQLTAEYAREREQFDRPIGSFQAVSQRLADGYIDVKGLRLTLTQAAWRVSEDLPADIDVASAAFWAADAGHRVAHTIVHVHGGVGVDTDHPVHRYFLAAKEAEFALGGATGQLRRIGRELAETPA; via the coding sequence ATGGACTTTTCGACAACCGAAGCGGCAACCGACCTCGGCGGCCTGGTCGACACGATCGTGAACTCGGTATGCACGCCGGAGCATCAACGTGAGCTCGACAAGCTCGACCAACGGTTCGACCGCGAGCTGTGGGGCAAGCTGATCGACGCCGGCATCCTGACCAGCGCCTCGGCTGCCTCGGTGGGCGGCGACGGATTCGGGGTACTCGAGCAGGTCGCCATCTTGGTGGCGTTGGGTCACCAGCTGGCGGCCGTGCCGTACCTGGAGTCGGTGATGCTGGGCGCCGGCGCATTGGCCCGCTTCGGCACCGAGGAGCTGCAACAGGATTGGGGCGCACCGGCGGTCAGCGGCGAGAAGGTCCTCACCGTCGCGCTTTTGGGCGAGATGGGTGAGGGACCGGTGCAGGCCGCCCGCGCCGGTGACGGCTACCGCCTCACCGGTACCCGCACGCAAGTCGGCTTCGGCCCGGCGGCCGACGCCTTCCTCGTTCCGGCCGACACCGATTCCGGCACAGCCGTTTTCGTTGTCGCCGCCGGCGATCCCGGGGTTTCGGTGACCCCGCTGGCGACCACCGGCCTGGGCAGTGTCGGGCGCCTGGCGCTCGACGGCACCCAAGTGGACGGCACCCGGATGGTCGGCGGCGCCGAGGTGGTCGCCTGGCTCGACACGCTTGCAGCCCTGGGCCGCAGCGCGTTCCAGCTGGGCGTGCTCGAACGCGGGCTGCAGCTCACCGCCGAATACGCGCGCGAGCGCGAACAATTCGACCGCCCGATCGGCAGCTTCCAGGCGGTGTCGCAGCGGTTGGCCGACGGCTACATCGACGTCAAGGGCTTGCGGCTCACGCTCACCCAGGCGGCCTGGCGCGTCTCCGAAGACCTGCCCGCAGACATCGACGTGGCCAGCGCGGCGTTCTGGGCCGCCGACGCCGGTCACCGGGTGGCGCACACCATCGTGCACGTGCACGGCGGGGTCGGCGTCGACACCGACCACCCGGTGCACCGCTACTTCCTGGCCGCCAAGGAGGCCGAGTTCGCGTTGGGCGGTGCCACCGGTCAACTGCGCCGCATCGGCCGCGAGCTGGCGGAAACGCCCGCCTGA